In the Burkholderia cenocepacia genome, one interval contains:
- a CDS encoding acetylglutamate kinase — protein MFPDPDTPTRRVAGLARSLPFMQALHGQTVVIVDGGAASDVHTRSAFAQDVALLALTGIRPIVVQSAPSTSGTQSIHTVHAAMTGINHELARLIGSHGARAIGIDGHDGGLLVASAVPDSANTSTVARFDVTALNALLDNGLVPVVMPVAPDDAGRDCLLRPERLGSLLAQRTCAVSLVMMVDKGLLHELGELVGLYGITELEQWLAEHPAADAAPCVRDALDALAHGVQNVHLADIGQPESLIDELLTEEGSGVVFCRRGNTDLLSEIRRYFADSACVLRDGFSVEQKPVVRF, from the coding sequence ATGTTCCCAGACCCTGACACTCCCACTCGACGCGTGGCCGGCTTGGCCCGCTCACTGCCGTTCATGCAGGCGCTGCACGGACAGACCGTCGTCATCGTCGACGGTGGTGCCGCCAGCGACGTCCACACGCGCTCGGCCTTCGCGCAGGATGTCGCGCTGCTCGCGCTCACCGGCATCCGTCCGATCGTCGTCCAGAGCGCGCCGTCCACGTCCGGTACGCAATCGATCCACACCGTGCACGCCGCCATGACCGGCATCAACCATGAACTCGCGCGCCTGATCGGCAGCCACGGCGCGCGGGCAATCGGCATCGACGGTCACGACGGCGGCCTGCTCGTCGCCAGCGCCGTACCCGACAGCGCGAACACGAGCACGGTCGCGCGGTTCGACGTCACCGCGTTGAACGCGTTGCTCGACAACGGACTGGTGCCCGTCGTGATGCCGGTCGCACCAGACGACGCGGGTCGCGACTGCCTGCTGCGCCCTGAACGGCTCGGCAGCCTGCTCGCGCAACGCACGTGCGCCGTCTCGTTGGTGATGATGGTCGACAAAGGGTTGCTGCACGAACTTGGCGAGCTCGTCGGGCTGTACGGCATCACGGAGCTGGAGCAATGGCTCGCCGAGCATCCGGCCGCCGACGCGGCGCCGTGCGTACGGGACGCGCTCGATGCGCTCGCACACGGCGTGCAGAATGTCCATCTCGCCGATATCGGGCAACCCGAATCGCTGATCGACGAGCTGTTGACGGAGGAGGGATCGGGGGTCGTGTTCTGCCGACGCGGCAACACCGATCTGCTGTCGGAGATCCGCCGCTACTTCGCCGATTCGGCGTGCGTGCTGCGTGACGGGTTCAGTGTCGAGCAGAAGCCGGTCGTGCGCTTCTGA
- a CDS encoding PTS sugar transporter subunit IIA: MQTHQAAVGGQSDRPQQRGGTPFATALADACPPDNILLDVPVESAIQLFDLVAHHVARDSGVSAERIRAELIKREQLGSTGLGQGVAIPHARVDGIGSAVALFVRARYPFTFNAPDRKPVREFVVLVLPHADDRAHLELLADAARWFGERAIRQASRDAQTPDEIRRLMQRTV; this comes from the coding sequence ATGCAAACGCATCAGGCCGCCGTCGGCGGCCAATCCGACCGCCCTCAGCAACGCGGTGGCACGCCGTTCGCGACCGCGCTCGCCGACGCCTGTCCGCCGGACAATATCCTGCTCGACGTACCGGTGGAAAGTGCAATCCAGTTGTTCGACCTCGTCGCTCACCATGTCGCACGCGACAGCGGCGTATCCGCGGAACGGATCCGGGCCGAACTGATCAAGCGCGAACAACTCGGCTCGACCGGCCTCGGCCAGGGCGTCGCGATTCCGCATGCGCGCGTCGACGGGATCGGTTCGGCCGTCGCGCTGTTCGTCCGCGCGCGATACCCGTTCACGTTCAACGCGCCCGACCGCAAGCCCGTGCGCGAATTCGTCGTGCTGGTGCTGCCGCACGCGGACGACCGTGCACACCTCGAACTGCTCGCCGACGCCGCGCGATGGTTCGGCGAACGCGCGATCCGGCAAGCGTCACGCGACGCACAAACGCCCGACGAGATTCGCCGACTCATGCAACGCACTGTTTGA
- the groL gene encoding chaperonin GroEL (60 kDa chaperone family; promotes refolding of misfolded polypeptides especially under stressful conditions; forms two stacked rings of heptamers to form a barrel-shaped 14mer; ends can be capped by GroES; misfolded proteins enter the barrel where they are refolded when GroES binds) — MAAKEILFSDIARSKLTEGVNILANAVKVTLGPKGRNVVLERSFGAPVVTKDGVSVAKEIELADKLQNIGAQLVKEVASRTSDAAGDGTTTATVLAQAIVREGQKYVAAGLNPLDLKRGIDKAVTSAVEELKKISKPTTTSKEIAQVATISANGEESIGQRIAEAIDRVGKEGVITVEDGKSLADELDVVEGLQFDRGYLSPYFINNPDKQIAEIESPYILLHDKKISNIRDLLPVLEQVAKSGRPLLIIAEDVEGEALATLVVNNIRGILKTVAVKAPGFGDRRKALLEDIAILTGGQVIAEETGLTLEKATLAELGQAKRIEVGKENTTVIDGAGDAKNIEARVKQIRVQIEEATSDYDREKLQERVAKLAGGVAVIKVGGATEIEVKEKKDRVDDALHATRAAVEEGIVPGGGVALIRVRQAIRELKGANADQDAGIKIVLRALEEPLRQIVTNAGEEASVVVAKVAEGTGNFGYNAQTGEYGDLVESGVLDPTKVTRTALQNAASVAGLLLTTDATVYEAPKDAAPAAAPGGPGAGGPGFDF, encoded by the coding sequence ATGGCAGCCAAGGAAATTCTTTTCAGCGACATCGCACGGTCGAAGCTGACCGAAGGCGTGAACATCCTCGCGAACGCGGTGAAGGTCACGCTCGGCCCGAAAGGCCGCAACGTCGTGCTCGAACGCAGCTTCGGCGCGCCCGTCGTCACGAAGGACGGCGTGTCGGTCGCGAAGGAAATCGAACTCGCGGACAAGCTGCAGAACATCGGCGCGCAACTCGTGAAGGAAGTCGCGTCGCGCACCAGCGACGCGGCCGGCGACGGCACGACCACGGCCACCGTGCTCGCGCAGGCGATCGTCCGTGAAGGCCAGAAATACGTGGCGGCCGGGCTCAATCCGCTCGACCTGAAGCGCGGCATCGACAAGGCCGTCACGTCGGCCGTCGAGGAATTGAAGAAGATCAGCAAGCCGACCACCACGAGCAAGGAAATCGCGCAGGTCGCGACGATCTCCGCGAACGGCGAGGAGTCGATCGGCCAGCGCATCGCGGAAGCGATCGACCGCGTCGGCAAGGAAGGCGTGATCACGGTCGAGGACGGCAAGTCGCTCGCCGACGAGCTCGACGTCGTCGAAGGGCTGCAATTCGATCGCGGCTACCTGTCGCCGTATTTCATCAACAATCCGGACAAGCAGATCGCCGAGATCGAAAGCCCGTACATCCTGCTGCACGACAAGAAGATCTCGAACATCCGCGACTTGCTGCCGGTGCTCGAACAGGTCGCCAAGTCGGGCCGGCCACTGCTGATCATCGCGGAAGACGTCGAAGGCGAAGCGCTCGCGACGCTCGTCGTGAACAACATCCGCGGCATCCTGAAGACGGTCGCGGTCAAGGCGCCGGGCTTCGGCGATCGCCGCAAGGCGCTGCTCGAGGACATCGCGATCCTCACCGGCGGCCAGGTGATCGCCGAGGAAACGGGCCTGACGCTCGAGAAGGCGACGCTGGCCGAACTGGGCCAGGCGAAGCGCATCGAGGTCGGCAAGGAAAACACCACGGTGATCGACGGCGCGGGCGATGCGAAGAACATCGAAGCGCGCGTGAAGCAGATCCGCGTGCAGATCGAAGAGGCCACCTCCGACTACGATCGCGAGAAGCTGCAGGAACGCGTCGCGAAGCTCGCGGGCGGCGTGGCGGTGATCAAGGTCGGCGGCGCGACCGAAATCGAGGTGAAGGAGAAGAAGGATCGCGTCGACGACGCGCTGCACGCCACGCGCGCGGCCGTCGAGGAAGGCATCGTGCCGGGCGGCGGCGTCGCGCTGATCCGCGTGCGGCAGGCGATCCGCGAACTGAAGGGCGCGAACGCCGATCAGGACGCGGGCATCAAGATCGTGCTGCGCGCGCTCGAGGAACCGCTGCGCCAGATCGTCACGAATGCGGGCGAGGAAGCGAGCGTCGTCGTCGCGAAGGTCGCGGAAGGCACGGGCAATTTCGGCTACAACGCGCAGACGGGCGAGTACGGCGATCTCGTCGAATCGGGCGTGCTCGATCCGACCAAGGTCACGCGCACCGCGCTGCAAAACGCGGCGTCGGTGGCCGGGCTGCTGCTGACGACCGATGCGACCGTGTACGAAGCGCCGAAGGATGCGGCGCCGGCCGCCGCACCGGGCGGCCCGGGTGCGGGCGGGCCGGGGTTCGATTTCTGA
- a CDS encoding co-chaperone GroES, protein MSLRPLHDRVIVKRLDQETTTASGIVIPDSAAEKPDQGEVIAVGPGRKDTDGQRIVPDLQVGERVLFGKYAGQAVKVDGNEFLVLREEDIVAVVNQ, encoded by the coding sequence ATGAGCCTACGCCCCTTGCACGATCGCGTGATCGTGAAGCGACTCGATCAGGAAACCACCACCGCGTCGGGCATCGTGATCCCCGACAGCGCCGCCGAAAAGCCCGACCAGGGCGAAGTTATCGCCGTCGGCCCCGGCCGCAAGGACACGGACGGCCAGCGCATCGTACCCGATCTGCAGGTCGGTGAACGCGTGCTGTTCGGCAAGTACGCGGGGCAAGCCGTCAAGGTGGACGGCAACGAGTTTCTCGTGCTGCGCGAAGAAGACATCGTCGCGGTCGTCAATCAATAA
- a CDS encoding LysR substrate-binding domain-containing protein: MDERLRGVAEFVDVVESGSFAAAALRLGMTRSAVAKIVARLELRLGARLLQRTTRQLGLTDEGLVYYEQCRRLLAELGETEAALDAGRREPAGRVRVSVPVLFGRQCVAPVVRRLVERHPRLEIDMSFSDRVADLVNDGFDLAVRIGELADTSALVGRKLGVQRMGICASPAYLVRHGRPAGLDELASHVGIAYSRGGQPTPWRVIGADGAVHDHRATGRLRFDDLQAIADAAAAGAGLAWLPCWLMAPYLRDGRLALVMDSNSVSGAEVFAVRPAARHVPSKVRAVVDALVDEIPHMLASDDANGARA, from the coding sequence ATGGATGAACGGCTGAGAGGCGTCGCCGAATTCGTCGACGTGGTGGAATCGGGCAGCTTCGCGGCGGCGGCGCTGCGCCTCGGCATGACGCGCTCGGCCGTCGCGAAGATCGTCGCGCGGCTCGAATTGCGTCTCGGCGCGCGGCTCCTGCAGCGCACGACGCGCCAGCTCGGCCTGACCGACGAAGGGCTCGTCTATTACGAGCAGTGCCGGCGGCTGCTGGCCGAACTCGGCGAGACGGAAGCCGCGCTCGACGCGGGCCGCCGCGAGCCGGCCGGGCGCGTGCGCGTCAGCGTGCCCGTGCTGTTCGGGCGGCAGTGCGTGGCGCCCGTCGTGCGGCGTCTCGTCGAGCGTCATCCGCGGCTCGAAATCGACATGTCGTTCAGCGATCGCGTGGCCGACCTCGTCAACGACGGTTTCGATCTGGCCGTGCGCATCGGCGAGCTGGCCGATACGAGCGCGCTGGTCGGCCGCAAGCTCGGCGTGCAGCGCATGGGCATCTGCGCATCGCCCGCGTATCTCGTGCGTCACGGCCGGCCGGCGGGGCTCGACGAACTGGCGTCACACGTCGGCATCGCGTATTCGCGCGGCGGACAGCCGACACCATGGCGAGTCATCGGCGCGGACGGCGCGGTGCACGACCATCGCGCGACCGGCCGCCTGCGGTTCGACGACCTGCAGGCGATCGCCGATGCGGCCGCCGCCGGCGCGGGCCTCGCGTGGCTGCCGTGCTGGCTGATGGCGCCGTACTTGCGCGACGGCCGTCTCGCGCTCGTGATGGACAGCAACAGCGTGTCGGGCGCCGAGGTGTTCGCGGTGCGGCCGGCGGCGCGCCACGTGCCGTCGAAGGTGCGGGCCGTCGTCGATGCGCTGGTCGACGAGATTCCGCACATGCTGGCGTCCGACGACGCAAACGGGGCGCGCGCATGA
- a CDS encoding MFS transporter, with the protein MTATAPQLHAATMRRLNLRLIPFLMLLYLVAYIDRSNISVAALQMNADLGLSAEMYGLGAGLFYVTYILFEVPSNLFLARVGARRWIARIMITWGIVAAAMSAVQTPGQLYAMRLLLGAAEAGFTPGIIYYLSAWYPQSDRARAMSFFYIGATLASVIGLPLSGALLNLNGALGVDGWRWLFLLEGVPALLLGFVVLRRLPDTPAHARWLPADERAWLEATLRDGAPREHLSHGVALRRAFGDGKVWALAAFWLLQAFGTIGLTLFLPLLVKSLSGQSSFAVGSLSALPFLFACVAMYLNGRHSDLGGERALHLGVPMLLAGALLVAAIYTPVLSVAYALLVLAVGFNWAATPVFWAVTTEYVSGLTAAASIALINAVANIAGLALPPVMGRIKDVTHSYDLALLLVAVALLAGGVLALRIASRRAMPVVAGRVG; encoded by the coding sequence ATGACCGCCACCGCCCCGCAGTTGCACGCCGCGACGATGCGACGCCTGAACCTGCGCCTGATTCCGTTCCTGATGCTGCTGTACCTCGTCGCGTATATCGACCGCTCGAACATCTCGGTCGCGGCGTTGCAGATGAATGCCGACCTCGGTCTCAGCGCCGAAATGTACGGGCTCGGCGCGGGGTTGTTCTACGTGACCTACATCCTGTTCGAGGTGCCGAGCAACCTGTTCCTCGCGCGGGTCGGCGCACGCCGCTGGATCGCGCGGATCATGATCACGTGGGGCATCGTCGCGGCCGCGATGAGCGCGGTGCAGACACCGGGGCAGCTCTACGCGATGCGCCTGCTGCTCGGCGCGGCCGAAGCCGGCTTCACGCCGGGCATCATCTACTACCTGTCCGCGTGGTATCCGCAGAGCGACCGGGCACGTGCGATGTCGTTCTTCTATATCGGCGCGACGCTCGCGTCGGTGATCGGGCTGCCGCTGTCCGGCGCGCTGCTGAACCTGAACGGCGCGCTCGGCGTCGACGGCTGGCGCTGGTTGTTCCTGCTCGAAGGCGTGCCCGCGCTGCTGCTCGGGTTCGTCGTGCTGCGCCGCCTGCCCGATACGCCGGCGCACGCGCGCTGGCTGCCGGCCGACGAGCGCGCGTGGCTCGAAGCGACGCTGCGCGACGGCGCGCCGCGCGAGCATCTGTCGCATGGCGTCGCATTGCGGCGTGCGTTCGGCGACGGCAAGGTGTGGGCGCTCGCCGCGTTCTGGTTGTTGCAGGCGTTCGGCACGATCGGCCTGACGTTGTTCCTGCCGCTGCTCGTGAAGAGTCTGTCGGGGCAGTCGAGTTTCGCGGTCGGCAGCCTGTCCGCGCTGCCGTTCCTGTTCGCGTGCGTCGCGATGTATCTAAATGGCCGGCATTCGGATCTCGGCGGCGAACGCGCGCTGCATCTCGGCGTGCCGATGCTGTTGGCCGGTGCGTTGCTGGTCGCGGCGATCTACACGCCGGTGCTGTCCGTCGCGTATGCGCTGCTGGTGCTCGCGGTCGGCTTCAACTGGGCGGCGACGCCGGTGTTCTGGGCCGTGACGACCGAGTACGTGTCGGGCCTCACGGCGGCCGCGTCGATCGCGCTGATCAACGCGGTCGCGAACATCGCGGGGCTCGCGTTGCCGCCGGTGATGGGACGGATCAAGGACGTCACGCATTCGTACGATCTCGCGCTGCTGCTCGTCGCGGTCGCGTTGCTGGCGGGCGGTGTGCTCGCGTTGCGGATCGCGTCGCGGCGCGCGATGCCGGTGGTGGCGGGGCGGGTGGGGTGA
- a CDS encoding SDR family oxidoreductase, with protein MSSRTYLVTGASRGIGLAISTTLARRGHRVVGLARHAQGIDFPGELLACDLADIEQTAATLARIGEHHHVDGIVNNAGIVLPQPLGKIDFKSLQTVFDLNVRAAIQVTQHFADAMKARGHGRIVNICSRAIFGSLDRTAYSAAKNALVGCTRTWALELAEHGVTVNAVAPGPIETELFRQTRPVGSEAERKVLATIPARRLGTADDVAAATVFFLSDEAGFVTGQVLSVDGGGSLGGRS; from the coding sequence ATGTCATCCCGCACTTATCTCGTCACCGGCGCATCACGCGGCATCGGCCTCGCGATCAGCACCACGCTCGCCCGACGCGGCCATCGCGTCGTCGGTCTCGCGCGGCACGCGCAGGGCATCGACTTCCCCGGCGAATTGCTCGCGTGCGATCTCGCCGATATCGAGCAGACCGCCGCGACGCTCGCACGGATCGGCGAACACCACCATGTCGACGGCATCGTCAACAACGCGGGCATCGTGTTGCCCCAACCGCTCGGGAAGATCGATTTCAAGTCGCTGCAGACCGTGTTCGATCTCAACGTGCGGGCCGCGATCCAGGTCACGCAGCATTTTGCCGATGCGATGAAGGCGCGCGGCCACGGGCGCATCGTCAACATCTGCAGCCGCGCGATTTTCGGCAGCCTCGACCGCACCGCGTATTCCGCCGCGAAGAACGCGCTGGTCGGCTGCACGCGCACGTGGGCGCTCGAACTCGCCGAGCACGGTGTGACCGTCAACGCGGTGGCGCCGGGCCCGATCGAGACGGAACTGTTCCGCCAGACGCGGCCGGTCGGCAGCGAAGCCGAGCGCAAGGTGCTCGCGACGATTCCCGCGCGCCGGCTCGGCACGGCCGACGACGTCGCGGCCGCGACCGTGTTTTTCTTGTCGGACGAAGCCGGCTTCGTCACCGGGCAGGTGCTGTCGGTGGACGGCGGCGGCAGCCTCGGCGGGCGCAGCTGA
- a CDS encoding arylsulfatase, with translation MKKSASPLHAFRFRVVCAAIAGAVSLASCGGVDSDAPPSQAGVTPTPTPTQAAKRPNILYIMADDLGYSDIHAFGGEINTPNLDALVASGRILSNHHTGTVCAITRAMLVSGTDHHLVGEGTMGVPTDERRGLPGYEGYLNDRALSFAQLLKDAGYHTYIAGKWHIGSGIVGSATGSGQTPDQWGFERSYVLLGGAATNHFAHEPAGSSNYTEDGRYVQPGQPGQPGGTGGSPAVFYSTDFYTQKLISYIDANKQDGKPFFAYAAYTSPHWPLQVPDPWLHKYAGVYDAGYDAIRNARIARQKALGLIPADFKPFDGLPEMTVASPATANNGTASAKYINAVHSAADGYSDYGPGKVDKLWSSLSPAERKAQARYMEIYAGMVENLDYNIGLLIQHLKDIGEYDNTFIMFQSDNGAEGWPIDSGADPTATDTANAQEPTYSALGTDNGKQNAQRLQYGLRWAEVSAAPFRLTKGYSGEGGVSTPTIVHLPGQSQALPTLRAFTHVTDNTATFLAVAGVTPPSQPAPPLVNTLTGVDQNKGKVVYNNRYVYPVTGQSLLPVLTGSATGEVHTTPFGDEAYGRAYLRSADGRWKALWTEPPLGPLDGHWQLYDLASDRGETTDVSAQNPSVIGTLVDQWKTYMGNVGGVEPLRPRGYY, from the coding sequence ATGAAAAAGTCCGCGTCGCCGTTGCATGCTTTTCGTTTCCGTGTCGTCTGCGCCGCGATTGCCGGCGCGGTGTCGCTCGCGTCGTGCGGCGGCGTCGACAGCGACGCGCCGCCGTCGCAGGCCGGCGTCACGCCGACGCCCACCCCGACCCAGGCCGCGAAACGCCCGAACATCCTGTACATCATGGCCGACGATCTCGGCTATTCCGACATCCATGCGTTCGGCGGCGAGATCAACACGCCGAACCTCGATGCGCTCGTCGCATCGGGCCGCATCCTGTCGAATCACCACACGGGCACCGTCTGCGCGATCACGCGCGCGATGCTGGTGTCCGGCACCGATCATCATCTCGTCGGCGAAGGCACGATGGGCGTGCCGACCGACGAGCGGCGCGGTCTGCCCGGCTACGAGGGCTACCTGAACGATCGCGCGCTGTCGTTCGCGCAACTGCTGAAGGACGCCGGCTATCACACGTATATCGCGGGCAAGTGGCACATCGGCTCGGGCATCGTCGGCAGTGCGACGGGCAGCGGGCAGACGCCCGACCAGTGGGGCTTCGAGCGCAGCTACGTGCTGCTCGGCGGCGCGGCGACGAACCACTTCGCGCACGAGCCGGCCGGCTCGTCGAACTACACGGAAGACGGCCGCTACGTGCAGCCGGGCCAGCCCGGGCAGCCGGGCGGCACGGGCGGCAGCCCGGCCGTGTTCTATTCGACCGATTTCTATACGCAGAAGCTGATCTCGTACATCGATGCGAACAAGCAGGACGGCAAGCCGTTCTTCGCGTACGCGGCCTACACGTCGCCGCACTGGCCGCTGCAGGTGCCCGATCCGTGGCTGCACAAGTACGCGGGCGTGTACGACGCCGGCTACGATGCGATCCGCAACGCGCGGATCGCGCGGCAGAAGGCGCTCGGCCTGATTCCGGCCGATTTCAAGCCGTTCGACGGGCTGCCCGAGATGACGGTCGCCTCGCCCGCGACCGCGAACAACGGCACGGCCAGCGCGAAGTACATCAACGCGGTGCATTCGGCCGCCGACGGCTACAGCGACTACGGCCCCGGCAAGGTCGACAAGCTGTGGTCGAGCTTGTCGCCGGCCGAACGCAAGGCGCAGGCGCGCTACATGGAGATCTACGCGGGGATGGTCGAGAACCTCGACTACAACATCGGCCTGCTGATCCAGCACCTGAAGGACATCGGCGAATACGACAACACGTTCATCATGTTCCAGTCGGACAACGGCGCGGAAGGCTGGCCGATCGATTCCGGCGCCGACCCGACCGCCACCGACACCGCGAACGCGCAGGAGCCGACCTATTCGGCGCTCGGCACCGACAACGGCAAGCAGAATGCGCAGCGCCTGCAGTACGGGCTGCGCTGGGCCGAAGTGAGCGCGGCGCCGTTCCGGCTCACGAAGGGCTATTCGGGCGAAGGCGGCGTGTCGACGCCGACGATCGTGCACCTGCCGGGCCAGTCGCAGGCGTTGCCGACGCTGCGCGCGTTCACGCACGTGACCGACAACACGGCGACGTTCCTCGCGGTCGCGGGCGTCACGCCGCCGTCGCAGCCGGCGCCGCCGCTGGTGAACACGCTGACGGGCGTCGACCAGAACAAGGGCAAGGTGGTCTACAACAACCGCTACGTGTATCCGGTCACGGGCCAGTCGCTGCTGCCGGTGCTCACCGGTTCGGCGACGGGCGAAGTGCACACGACGCCGTTCGGCGACGAAGCGTACGGCCGCGCGTATCTGCGCAGCGCCGACGGCCGCTGGAAGGCTTTGTGGACCGAGCCGCCGCTCGGCCCGCTCGACGGTCACTGGCAGCTGTACGACCTCGCGTCGGATCGCGGCGAGACAACCGACGTGTCCGCGCAGAACCCGTCGGTGATCGGCACGCTGGTCGACCAGTGGAAGACCTACATGGGCAACGTCGGCGGCGTCGAACCGCTGCGTCCGCGCGGCTACTACTGA
- a CDS encoding formylglycine-generating enzyme family protein, with translation MRLRFWTIGAALAATLFAAAFAAGYANPAAPADGAFDDLNRGRALAPLGSERACERYSGLPSKWRDDPQAGMVHLRGGAFVFGSTRGYADERPVGDGKTRVGGFWIDQTDVTIAQFAAFVQATGYVTEAEQQGGAAVFHVPTRDEMNARDLAWWSWVKGASWRHPRGPGSDVEGRGNLPVTLVTQRDALAYARWLGRDLPTEAEWEYAGKGGRDDASLDAAPRDANGKPAANYWQGAFPVLDSAEDGHAGLAPVGCYAANGFRLYDMIGNAWEWTKDAYTGPHQSHTNGDTAAVAPPTRRHDTPMVIKGGSFLCSRDYCVRYRASSREQQEADLGASHIGFRTILRDAS, from the coding sequence ATGCGGTTGCGTTTCTGGACGATCGGCGCGGCGCTGGCCGCCACGCTGTTCGCCGCCGCGTTCGCGGCGGGCTATGCGAATCCGGCGGCGCCGGCGGACGGCGCGTTCGACGACCTGAATCGCGGCCGCGCGCTCGCGCCGCTCGGTTCGGAGCGCGCGTGCGAACGCTATTCGGGGCTGCCGTCGAAGTGGCGTGACGATCCGCAGGCCGGGATGGTGCACCTGCGCGGCGGCGCGTTCGTATTCGGCAGCACGCGCGGCTATGCGGACGAGCGCCCGGTCGGCGACGGCAAGACGCGCGTCGGCGGCTTCTGGATCGACCAGACCGACGTGACGATCGCGCAGTTCGCCGCGTTCGTGCAGGCCACCGGTTACGTGACCGAGGCCGAGCAGCAGGGCGGCGCGGCGGTGTTTCATGTACCCACGCGCGACGAGATGAATGCACGCGACCTCGCGTGGTGGTCGTGGGTGAAGGGCGCGTCGTGGCGACATCCGCGCGGTCCGGGCAGCGACGTGGAAGGGCGCGGCAACCTGCCGGTGACGCTCGTCACGCAGCGCGATGCGCTCGCGTATGCGCGCTGGCTCGGCCGCGACCTGCCGACCGAGGCCGAATGGGAATACGCGGGCAAGGGGGGCCGCGACGACGCATCGCTCGATGCGGCGCCGCGCGATGCGAACGGCAAGCCGGCCGCGAACTACTGGCAGGGCGCGTTTCCGGTGCTCGACTCGGCCGAGGATGGCCACGCCGGATTGGCGCCCGTCGGCTGCTATGCGGCGAACGGCTTTCGTCTTTACGACATGATCGGCAATGCATGGGAGTGGACGAAGGACGCGTACACGGGCCCGCATCAGTCGCACACGAACGGCGATACGGCGGCCGTGGCGCCGCCGACGCGCCGGCACGATACGCCGATGGTGATCAAGGGCGGTTCGTTCCTGTGCTCGCGAGACTACTGCGTGCGCTATCGCGCATCGTCGCGCGAACAGCAGGAAGCCGATCTCGGCGCGTCGCACATCGGGTTTCGCACGATCCTCAGGGACGCGTCATGA
- a CDS encoding MetQ/NlpA family lipoprotein yields the protein MTARIGRFMAAWLLAACGVVLHGAAVAAEAAAPAVRVGVTRGVHAQILDEVKRVAAARGLSVDVVEFDDASRIDTALADGRIDAASFEDAQQLAATRARQRVALTEVAPTVTLPMAFYSRKLKNLNELQPGATVALPADPRGMARALVLLQNDTLVTLREKAGLHATLRDVTGNRLALKFVALRRDRLYAALDTAAFVAIDSDDAVRFGLQPARDSISLEDARSPYANVLTVRDADRAKPWVAQLVAAYHSDDVARFILTRYQDSVRRPW from the coding sequence ATGACGGCGCGCATCGGGCGTTTCATGGCGGCGTGGCTGCTGGCTGCATGCGGCGTCGTGCTTCACGGCGCGGCAGTGGCTGCCGAAGCCGCGGCGCCGGCCGTGCGCGTCGGCGTCACACGCGGCGTGCATGCGCAGATCCTCGACGAAGTGAAGCGGGTGGCCGCCGCGCGCGGGCTGAGCGTCGACGTCGTCGAATTCGACGATGCGTCGCGCATCGACACGGCGCTGGCCGACGGGCGGATCGACGCGGCCAGTTTCGAGGATGCGCAACAGCTTGCCGCGACCCGGGCGCGCCAGCGCGTCGCGCTGACCGAAGTCGCGCCGACCGTCACGCTGCCGATGGCGTTCTATTCGCGCAAGCTGAAGAACCTGAACGAACTGCAACCCGGCGCGACGGTCGCGTTGCCCGCCGATCCGCGCGGGATGGCGCGTGCGCTCGTGCTGCTGCAGAACGACACGCTGGTGACGCTGCGCGAAAAAGCCGGCCTGCATGCGACGCTGCGCGACGTGACGGGCAACCGGCTCGCGCTGAAATTCGTCGCGCTGCGCCGCGACCGGCTTTACGCGGCGCTCGACACGGCCGCGTTCGTCGCGATCGACAGCGACGACGCGGTTCGCTTCGGACTGCAGCCCGCGCGCGACAGCATCAGCCTCGAGGACGCCCGCTCGCCGTATGCGAACGTGCTCACGGTGCGCGACGCCGATCGCGCGAAGCCGTGGGTCGCGCAGCTCGTCGCCGCGTATCACTCGGATGACGTCGCGCGCTTCATCCTCACGCGCTACCAGGATTCGGTGCGGCGGCCGTGGTAG